Proteins from a genomic interval of Clostridium scatologenes:
- a CDS encoding RidA family protein, translated as MEKQIISTKKAPGAVGPYSQAVKVGNLLFTSGQIPLDPETGKLVEGDIKKATERSLENIKALLEEAGTSFDKVVKTTVFVKDMGDFAAVNEVYAKYFTKDMPARSCVQVTLPKDALVEIEVIALVD; from the coding sequence ATGGAAAAACAAATAATAAGTACAAAAAAAGCACCAGGTGCTGTAGGACCTTATTCACAAGCTGTTAAGGTTGGAAATTTATTATTTACATCAGGTCAAATTCCACTAGATCCTGAAACAGGAAAGTTAGTTGAAGGAGATATTAAAAAAGCTACTGAAAGATCTTTAGAAAATATAAAAGCTTTACTTGAAGAAGCTGGAACATCTTTTGATAAAGTTGTTAAAACAACTGTATTTGTAAAAGATATGGGAGATTTTGCTGCTGTTAACGAAGTTTATGCAAAATACTTTACAAAAGATATGCCAGCAAGATCTTGCGTACAAGTAACACTTCCAAAAGACGCTTTAGTTGAAATAGAAGTAATAGCTTTAGTAGACTAA
- the nadD gene encoding nicotinate-nucleotide adenylyltransferase encodes MMKKAIFGGTFDPIHNGHLHIAYEALYKLNLDKIIFMPSGNPPHKSNKNITEAFLRYEMVKTAIRNEDNFDVSDYEINRDDLSYTYQTLEYFTNLEKETKWYFITGVDCLMDIENWKNAEEILNLCTFVVFNRTGYSIESVLKKKISIEKKCNNKIVFLDIPLLEISSTNIRKHIKEGRKVGHLMPESVCYIIEQLKLYK; translated from the coding sequence ATGATGAAAAAGGCTATTTTTGGAGGAACTTTTGATCCTATTCATAATGGACATCTGCATATAGCTTATGAAGCATTATACAAGTTAAACTTAGATAAAATTATATTTATGCCATCAGGCAATCCACCACACAAATCGAATAAAAATATAACAGAAGCTTTTTTAAGATATGAAATGGTAAAAACAGCCATAAGAAACGAAGATAACTTTGATGTGAGTGATTATGAAATAAATAGAGACGATTTGAGCTACACATATCAGACATTAGAATACTTCACTAACTTGGAAAAAGAAACTAAATGGTATTTTATAACTGGTGTTGATTGTCTCATGGATATTGAAAATTGGAAGAATGCTGAGGAAATACTTAATCTATGTACTTTTGTGGTTTTTAATAGAACTGGCTATAGTATAGAAAGTGTGTTGAAGAAGAAAATTTCAATTGAAAAGAAGTGTAATAATAAAATTGTTTTTTTAGATATACCTCTACTTGAAATTTCTTCTACAAACATAAGAAAACATATAAAAGAGGGAAGAAAAGTAGGGCATTTAATGCCTGAAAGTGTGTGCTATATTATAGAGCAACTTAAACTATATAAATAG
- a CDS encoding Rne/Rng family ribonuclease has protein sequence MKNIFIERQENLLRIAIKENDILKECFIEEETGEPYPGEIYKGIVKNIVPAIKCAFVDIGHKKNVYIYLDNKFKNTKLKKGEELLVQVIKEDLGNKGAKVTNVISIPGKYCVLMTMSREVTFSRKIEDKLIKQSIAEQLVKPNDIGIMIRTEAINVSIDDINKEISKLYSIYSNINNEAKYFNKFGLLFDNGGILGRVLRDRLNNNCKVYANTEEDVQYINKFLADSFYGKVSVKLYDDNRTLFDYYGIEREILSLRNNRVYLKCGGYIVIDRTEAMYVIDVNSGKNVKSSSIEKTAYITNYQAAEEIARQVELRNLSGIIVIDFIDMDNEQNREKIIQKLQEGFKDDKNKTVIYPFTELNLVQIARRRSGKSIYDYLEENCQLCSGKGKKLRFSYICMLIKNEIFKIDEQRDIKDIHIEIDEIYSNNIKSDVLTFIKNINAMDKTIYVTYRRDEHFKVEPLIFSNQIENLEMFKIYE, from the coding sequence CTGAAGAATATATTTATAGAGAGACAAGAAAATCTTTTAAGAATAGCTATAAAGGAAAATGATATTTTAAAGGAATGTTTTATAGAAGAGGAAACTGGAGAGCCTTATCCTGGAGAAATATACAAGGGTATTGTTAAAAATATTGTACCTGCTATAAAATGTGCATTTGTGGATATTGGACATAAGAAAAATGTGTATATTTATTTAGATAATAAATTTAAGAATACAAAACTAAAAAAAGGTGAAGAGCTTCTAGTTCAAGTAATAAAAGAGGACTTAGGAAATAAAGGAGCTAAAGTTACAAATGTTATAAGCATACCTGGTAAGTATTGTGTGTTAATGACTATGAGTAGGGAAGTAACTTTTTCAAGAAAAATAGAAGATAAGCTTATAAAGCAAAGTATAGCAGAACAATTAGTAAAACCTAATGATATAGGAATAATGATAAGAACTGAGGCTATAAATGTTTCAATAGATGATATAAATAAAGAAATATCGAAACTTTATAGTATATATAGTAATATAAATAATGAAGCAAAGTACTTTAATAAATTTGGTCTGTTATTTGATAATGGAGGAATTTTAGGAAGAGTTTTAAGGGATAGGTTAAACAATAATTGTAAAGTATATGCAAATACTGAAGAAGATGTTCAATACATAAATAAGTTTTTAGCAGATTCTTTCTATGGAAAGGTATCAGTAAAGCTTTATGATGATAACAGAACTTTATTTGATTACTATGGTATTGAAAGGGAAATATTGAGCCTTAGAAATAACAGGGTTTATTTAAAATGTGGAGGATACATTGTTATTGATAGAACAGAAGCCATGTATGTTATAGATGTAAACTCGGGGAAAAATGTAAAGAGTAGTTCTATAGAAAAAACAGCATATATCACTAATTACCAGGCAGCTGAAGAAATTGCAAGACAGGTAGAGCTTAGAAATTTAAGTGGTATTATAGTTATAGATTTCATAGATATGGATAATGAACAAAATAGGGAAAAAATAATTCAAAAGCTTCAAGAAGGCTTTAAGGATGATAAAAATAAAACAGTAATTTATCCATTTACAGAGCTTAATTTGGTGCAAATAGCTAGAAGAAGGTCAGGAAAGTCTATATATGACTATCTGGAAGAAAATTGCCAATTGTGCAGTGGGAAAGGAAAAAAATTAAGATTTTCATATATATGTATGCTCATAAAAAATGAAATTTTTAAAATAGATGAGCAGAGAGACATAAAAGACATACATATAGAAATAGATGAAATTTATTCTAATAATATAAAAAGTGATGTACTTACATTTATAAAAAACATAAATGCAATGGATAAGACAATTTATGTTACATATAGAAGAGATGAGCATTTTAAGGTAGAACCTTTAATTTTTTCAAACCAAATAGAAAATTTAGAGATGTTTAAAATTTATGAATAA
- the yqeK gene encoding bis(5'-nucleosyl)-tetraphosphatase (symmetrical) YqeK: MWNEQEIENYLIHNLKPKRYEHSLSVRDTSIKLAKLYNEDIEKAKIAGLVHDCAKNMSDEKILDIAVKYNLQVDEIFKESPQLLHGAVAAVIAKEKMGIEDEDILNAVAYHTTGRENMSQLEKIIYLADYVEPLRDFPGVEELRKISYENLDKALLLSFNNTIKFVLEKGQLIHLDTIRGRNFIILQLKNK; the protein is encoded by the coding sequence GTGTGGAATGAACAGGAAATCGAAAATTATCTAATACACAATCTTAAACCTAAAAGATATGAACATAGTTTAAGTGTAAGAGATACATCTATAAAATTAGCAAAATTATATAATGAAGATATAGAAAAGGCAAAAATCGCAGGCCTTGTTCATGATTGTGCTAAGAATATGAGCGATGAGAAAATTTTAGATATAGCTGTAAAGTATAACTTACAAGTTGATGAAATATTTAAAGAAAGTCCTCAATTGCTGCATGGAGCAGTTGCTGCTGTAATAGCCAAAGAAAAAATGGGAATTGAAGATGAAGATATATTAAATGCTGTAGCTTATCATACTACTGGAAGAGAAAATATGAGTCAATTAGAGAAGATAATATACTTAGCTGATTATGTGGAACCCTTAAGAGACTTTCCAGGAGTAGAAGAATTAAGAAAAATATCTTATGAAAATTTAGACAAAGCATTATTATTATCTTTTAACAATACTATAAAATTTGTACTAGAAAAGGGACAACTTATTCATTTAGATACCATACGAGGTAGGAATTTCATAATTTTACAGTTAAAAAATAAGTAA
- a CDS encoding TIGR03936 family radical SAM-associated protein, protein MHYLIKFSKESNIKFIGHLDFMRTIQRMVKRSELSAEYSKGFNPHVNMSIAQPLAVGVYSSGDYMDLMLEETPENVIVEKLNEVAPSGIKVFEAVKIEDIENKKIFKSMAVIDAAKYIIRIKYKNVESLNEQMEKLLNSKEWNTIKKSKSGEAEVDIKTMIKEFNYKIEDNVLIIETLIACGSRQNLSAELLAKYIGQNTKEANMEAFVDIKREEMYAEAEGKLLPLHEFARQREA, encoded by the coding sequence ATGCATTATTTAATAAAGTTCAGTAAAGAAAGTAATATAAAATTCATAGGACATTTGGATTTTATGAGAACTATTCAAAGAATGGTTAAAAGATCAGAGCTTTCTGCTGAGTATTCTAAAGGATTTAATCCACATGTAAATATGTCTATAGCACAGCCTTTAGCTGTTGGTGTGTATTCTTCTGGGGACTACATGGATTTAATGCTTGAAGAGACACCCGAAAATGTAATAGTAGAAAAATTAAATGAAGTTGCTCCAAGTGGCATAAAGGTTTTTGAAGCTGTAAAAATAGAGGATATTGAAAATAAAAAAATATTTAAATCAATGGCAGTTATAGATGCAGCAAAATATATAATACGTATAAAGTATAAAAATGTAGAGTCATTGAATGAGCAAATGGAGAAATTACTAAATTCAAAAGAGTGGAATACTATAAAGAAAAGCAAAAGCGGAGAAGCGGAAGTAGATATAAAAACTATGATTAAAGAATTTAATTATAAAATAGAAGATAATGTTTTAATTATAGAAACTCTTATAGCTTGCGGAAGCAGACAAAACTTATCCGCAGAGCTTTTAGCAAAATATATTGGGCAAAATACTAAAGAGGCTAATATGGAAGCTTTTGTAGATATAAAAAGAGAAGAAATGTATGCTGAAGCAGAAGGAAAACTATTGCCATTGCATGAGTTTGCAAGGCAAAGAGAAGCATAG
- a CDS encoding TIGR03960 family B12-binding radical SAM protein has protein sequence MNRISDDILFKVEKPARYIGGELNSYNKDKNKVDIRFAFCFPDVYEVGMSHLGMRILYYVLNERKDTFCERVFAPWVDMEKLMRENNIPLYALETKDPIKDFDFIGFTLQYEMSYTNILNMIDLAGISVRASERGEEDPIIMCGGPCAYNPEPLYDIADFFAMGEGEEQMDEIMDLYKKYKGKKQKKEFLRELSHIEGIYVPSLYSVEYKEDGTIKEFKPLYDDVPEKVKKRIIKNFNDVEYPDKFIVPYTDIVHDRIMLETFRGCSRGCRFCQAGMIYRPIREKTTDKLMELAEKLIKSTGYSELSLTSLSICDYSNIQGLIHKLVEKYEKDRVGVSLPSLRIDSFFVDMINQIQKVRKTGLTFAPEAGTQRMRDVINKGVTEQNLMESSRSAFESGWSTIKLYFMLGLPYETMEDVKGIADLSQKVVDQYFGVPKEKRKKGLRVTVSTAIFVPKPFTPFQWAPQITMEDVREEIGVLRSEIKSRNIVYNWHESPVSYLEAIFARGDRRVCDVLIKAFEKGAKFDGWSEYFNFDTWMEAFKECGVDGDFYAYRQREYDEVLPWDFIDVGVNKEFLIRENEMAKKEEVTPDCRQGCYNCGVNVNLEGKCFDNALFNKVQ, from the coding sequence ATGAATAGAATTTCTGATGATATATTATTTAAGGTGGAAAAGCCCGCTCGCTATATAGGAGGAGAGCTTAATTCCTATAATAAAGATAAAAATAAAGTTGATATTAGATTTGCATTTTGTTTTCCTGATGTATATGAAGTTGGTATGTCTCATCTTGGAATGAGAATTCTTTACTATGTACTTAATGAAAGAAAAGATACTTTTTGTGAAAGAGTTTTTGCACCTTGGGTAGATATGGAAAAACTTATGAGGGAAAATAATATACCTCTATATGCATTAGAAACTAAAGACCCTATAAAGGATTTTGATTTCATAGGATTCACTCTTCAATATGAAATGAGTTATACAAATATACTAAATATGATTGATTTAGCAGGTATTTCTGTTAGAGCATCAGAAAGAGGAGAAGAAGATCCTATAATTATGTGTGGAGGTCCTTGTGCATACAATCCAGAACCACTTTATGATATAGCAGATTTCTTTGCTATGGGCGAAGGTGAAGAACAAATGGATGAGATCATGGATTTGTACAAAAAGTATAAGGGTAAGAAGCAGAAAAAAGAATTTTTAAGAGAACTTTCACATATAGAAGGTATCTATGTACCATCACTTTACAGTGTAGAATATAAAGAAGATGGAACTATTAAAGAATTTAAACCTTTGTATGACGATGTACCAGAAAAGGTAAAGAAGAGAATAATAAAGAATTTTAATGATGTTGAGTATCCAGATAAATTTATTGTTCCATATACAGATATAGTACATGATAGAATAATGCTTGAAACTTTCAGAGGATGCAGCAGAGGTTGTAGATTCTGTCAGGCTGGCATGATATATAGACCTATAAGAGAAAAAACAACAGATAAGTTAATGGAGCTTGCAGAAAAGCTTATAAAGTCCACAGGTTATTCAGAGCTTTCACTAACTTCTTTAAGTATATGTGATTATTCAAACATACAAGGCTTAATACATAAGCTTGTAGAAAAATATGAAAAGGATAGAGTAGGAGTATCACTTCCGTCTCTTAGAATAGATTCATTTTTTGTAGATATGATAAATCAAATACAAAAGGTTAGAAAAACAGGTTTAACTTTTGCACCAGAAGCTGGAACTCAGAGAATGAGAGATGTTATAAATAAAGGTGTAACAGAACAAAATCTAATGGAATCATCAAGAAGTGCCTTTGAATCAGGCTGGTCTACTATAAAATTATACTTTATGTTAGGACTTCCTTATGAAACTATGGAAGATGTAAAAGGTATTGCTGATTTATCACAAAAGGTAGTAGATCAATATTTTGGTGTACCAAAGGAAAAGAGAAAGAAAGGCTTAAGAGTAACAGTAAGTACTGCAATATTTGTACCTAAGCCATTTACTCCATTCCAATGGGCTCCACAGATAACAATGGAAGATGTAAGGGAAGAAATAGGTGTTTTAAGATCGGAAATAAAGAGCAGAAACATTGTGTATAATTGGCATGAAAGTCCTGTTAGCTATTTAGAAGCTATATTTGCAAGAGGAGATAGAAGGGTTTGCGACGTGTTAATTAAAGCATTTGAAAAAGGTGCTAAATTTGATGGATGGTCAGAATACTTTAACTTTGATACTTGGATGGAAGCATTTAAAGAATGTGGTGTAGACGGTGATTTTTATGCTTACAGACAGAGGGAATATGATGAAGTACTTCCTTGGGACTTTATAGATGTTGGTGTAAACAAAGAATTCTTGATAAGAGAAAATGAAATGGCTAAAAAAGAAGAAGTAACTCCAGACTGCAGACAGGGATGTTATAATTGTGGAGTAAATGTTAATTTAGAAGGGAAGTGCTTTGATAATGCATTATTTAATAAAGTTCAGTAA
- the rplU gene encoding 50S ribosomal protein L21: MYAVVVTGGKQYKVSEGDVIYVEKLDAEVESTVELDNILVVSKESGETVFGKPLVDGAKVTAKVVAQGKAKKVLVFKYKRKKDYRKKQGHRQPYTKLQIEKINA; encoded by the coding sequence ATGTACGCAGTTGTAGTTACTGGAGGAAAACAGTATAAAGTTTCTGAAGGAGACGTTATATACGTTGAAAAATTAGATGCTGAAGTTGAATCAACAGTTGAACTTGACAACATTCTTGTTGTAAGTAAAGAAAGTGGAGAAACAGTTTTCGGCAAACCATTAGTTGATGGAGCTAAGGTTACAGCAAAAGTTGTAGCTCAAGGAAAAGCTAAAAAAGTTCTTGTTTTCAAGTATAAGAGAAAGAAAGACTATAGAAAGAAACAAGGACATAGACAGCCTTACACTAAGCTTCAAATTGAAAAAATTAATGCTTAA
- the yhbY gene encoding ribosome assembly RNA-binding protein YhbY, producing the protein MITSKQRSYLRSLANNMNPIFQVGKEGIEDNFLKQVQDALEAREIIKISVLNNSGINAREASDMICEELGCEGIQAIGNKLVLYKRSSKKPKIELP; encoded by the coding sequence ATGATTACAAGTAAGCAGAGAAGTTATTTAAGATCTTTGGCAAATAATATGAATCCAATATTTCAGGTAGGAAAAGAAGGAATAGAAGATAACTTTTTAAAACAAGTACAGGATGCTTTAGAAGCAAGGGAAATTATAAAGATATCTGTGTTAAATAATAGTGGAATTAATGCTAGGGAAGCTTCAGATATGATTTGTGAAGAATTAGGTTGTGAAGGAATTCAAGCCATAGGAAATAAATTAGTATTGTATAAAAGATCAAGTAAAAAACCTAAAATAGAACTTCCTTAG
- the rpmA gene encoding 50S ribosomal protein L27: protein MILINLQLFAHKKGVGSSRNGRDSESKRLGTKCADGQFVLAGNILVRQRGTKIHPGNNVGKGGDDTLFAKIDGVVKYERVGKDKKKASVYPVDVEEIVAAE from the coding sequence ATGATACTAATTAACCTTCAGTTATTTGCTCATAAAAAAGGAGTAGGTAGCTCAAGAAACGGTAGAGATAGTGAATCTAAAAGACTTGGAACTAAATGTGCTGATGGACAGTTTGTTCTTGCTGGAAACATATTAGTTAGACAAAGAGGAACGAAGATTCATCCAGGAAATAACGTAGGTAAAGGCGGAGATGATACTCTTTTTGCTAAAATTGACGGAGTTGTTAAATACGAAAGAGTTGGAAAAGACAAGAAAAAAGCTAGCGTATATCCTGTAGATGTTGAAGAAATTGTAGCAGCAGAATAA
- the obgE gene encoding GTPase ObgE: MFVDTVKIFIKSGDGGDGASTFRREKYIALGGPDGGDGGKGGNVVLVADPNMTTLLDFTYKRKYKAEPGGNGSGSKCFGKDGETLYIKVPMGTVIRDAETNKIMADLSHKEDKYVVAKGGRGGRGNIRFTTPTRQAPDFAEPGMPGEERWITLELKILADVGLLGFPNVGKSTLLSVVSKARPKIANYHFTTLNPNLGVVNMPGIPSFVMADIPGIIEGASEGVGLGIKFLRHIERTRLLIHVVDISGLEGRDPFEDFLKINEELKKYSVKLWDRPQIIAANKADMLYDDEVFENFKKKVNELGYDKVFKISAATNKGVEELIKEAARVLSTIPVTDIEISEDEKFVPEEKKFTYTIRKENDTYIVEGSFVDRLLASVNVNDSDDLRYFHKVLKNKGVLDELREMGIVDGNLVRLNDFEFEYLL; encoded by the coding sequence GTGTTTGTAGATACAGTAAAAATATTTATTAAATCTGGAGATGGTGGAGATGGTGCAAGTACTTTTAGAAGAGAAAAGTATATAGCACTTGGAGGTCCTGATGGTGGCGATGGAGGCAAAGGAGGAAATGTAGTTTTAGTAGCAGATCCTAATATGACTACTCTTTTAGATTTTACATATAAAAGAAAGTATAAAGCAGAACCAGGAGGCAATGGAAGTGGATCTAAATGCTTTGGTAAGGATGGAGAAACATTATATATAAAAGTTCCTATGGGTACTGTAATAAGGGATGCAGAAACAAATAAAATAATGGCAGATTTATCTCATAAAGAAGATAAATATGTAGTTGCTAAAGGTGGTAGAGGTGGTAGAGGAAATATTAGATTTACTACACCTACAAGACAGGCGCCTGATTTTGCTGAACCAGGAATGCCAGGAGAAGAGAGATGGATAACATTAGAACTTAAAATTCTTGCTGATGTTGGTTTGCTTGGATTCCCTAATGTAGGGAAGTCTACTTTGCTATCTGTAGTATCTAAGGCTAGACCTAAAATTGCAAATTATCATTTTACAACTTTAAATCCTAACCTTGGAGTAGTTAATATGCCTGGTATACCTAGTTTTGTAATGGCAGATATTCCTGGTATAATAGAAGGAGCTTCAGAAGGTGTAGGACTCGGAATAAAGTTTCTAAGACATATAGAAAGAACAAGACTCTTAATACATGTGGTAGATATATCTGGATTGGAAGGAAGAGATCCTTTTGAAGATTTTTTAAAGATAAATGAAGAACTTAAAAAGTATAGTGTAAAGCTTTGGGATAGACCACAGATAATAGCTGCAAATAAAGCTGATATGCTTTATGATGATGAGGTATTTGAAAATTTCAAGAAAAAGGTTAATGAACTTGGATATGATAAGGTATTTAAAATATCAGCTGCAACTAACAAGGGTGTAGAAGAACTTATAAAGGAAGCGGCAAGAGTATTGAGTACTATACCAGTTACAGATATTGAAATAAGCGAAGATGAGAAGTTTGTACCAGAAGAAAAGAAATTTACTTATACCATAAGAAAAGAAAATGACACATATATTGTTGAAGGAAGTTTTGTAGATAGACTTTTAGCAAGTGTAAATGTAAATGATTCTGATGATTTAAGATATTTCCATAAGGTATTAAAAAATAAGGGAGTATTAGATGAATTAAGAGAAATGGGTATTGTAGACGGTAATTTAGTAAGACTTAATGATTTTGAATTTGAATATTTATTATAA
- a CDS encoding ribosomal-processing cysteine protease Prp, with the protein MININFFKKENNLVSMKASGHAGFDEYGKDIVCSAVSALSVAILNGITDVMHFKPDFHIDEDGFLSISIENLHIEQIKACQVLMETLLLGLQNIEINYGEYINVKVEEV; encoded by the coding sequence ATGATTAACATAAATTTTTTTAAAAAAGAGAATAACTTAGTTTCTATGAAAGCTAGTGGTCATGCAGGATTTGATGAATATGGAAAAGATATAGTTTGCAGTGCAGTTTCTGCATTAAGTGTAGCCATACTTAATGGTATAACTGATGTAATGCACTTTAAGCCTGATTTTCATATAGATGAAGATGGATTTTTGAGCATAAGTATTGAAAATTTACATATAGAACAAATTAAAGCATGCCAAGTATTAATGGAAACTTTATTATTAGGTTTGCAAAATATTGAAATTAACTATGGTGAATATATAAATGTAAAAGTGGAGGAGGTGTAG